The following proteins are encoded in a genomic region of Balaenoptera ricei isolate mBalRic1 chromosome 14, mBalRic1.hap2, whole genome shotgun sequence:
- the TRMT2A gene encoding tRNA (uracil-5-)-methyltransferase homolog A isoform X2, with translation MGDELDGEGRARVGGPDQDGRSAPGPQQGEEQATGAGAAGPGAQPGPYSYIRAGLFTSEIFKLELQNVPRHASFSDVRRFLGRFGLQPHKTKLFGQPPCAFVTFRSAAERDKALCVLHGALWKGRPLSVRLARPKADPLARKRQREDQGEPPATPATCIADVVTPLWTMPYAEQLERKRLECEQVLQKLAKEIGSTNRALLPWLLLQRHKHNKACCPLEGVRPSPQQTEYRNKCEFLVGVGVDGEDNTVGCRLGKYKGGTCAVAAPFDTVHIPGATKQVVKAFQEFIRSTPYSAYDPETYSGHWKQLTVRTSRRGQAMAIAYFHPQNLSPEELEGLKASLAQHFMEGPGKTSGVTCLYFVEEGQRKTPSQEGLPLEHVAGDQCIREDLLGLTFRISPHAFFQVNTPAAEVLYTLIQDWAQLDAGSTVLDVCCGTGTIGLALARKVKRVVGIELCQEAVEDARVNALDNELSNVEFHCGRAEDLVPALIPK, from the exons ATGGGTGACGAGCTCGACGGCGAA GGCCGGGCGCGCGTGGGGGGCCCCGACCAGGACGGCCGCAGCGCCCCGGGCCCCCAGCAAGGGGAGGAGCAGGCCACGGGGGCCGGGGCCGCGGGACCGGGTGCTCAGCCGGGGCCCTACAGCTACATCCGGGCCGGCCTATTCACTTCGGAGATCTTCAAGCTGGAGCTTCAGAACGTGCCGCGCCACGCCAGCTTTAGCGACGTCCGGCGCTTCCTGGGCCGCTTCGGGCTGCAGCCCCACAAGACGAAGCTCTTCGGGCAGCCTCCCTGCGCCTTCGTGACCTTTCGCAGCGCCGCCGAGCGCGACAAAGCCCTATGTGTGCTGCACGGCGCCCTGTGGAAGGGCCGGCCGCTCAGCGTGCGCCTGGCCAGGCCCAAGGCTGACCCCTTGGCCAGGAAGAGGCAACGGGAGGATCAGGGGGAGCCGCCTGCCACCCCCGCCACGTGCATCGCTGATGTGGTGACCCCTCTTTGGACCATGCCCTACGCGGAGCAGCTTGAACGGAAGCGGCTGGAGTGTGAGCAGGTGCTGCAGAAGCTCGCCAA GGAAATTGGGAGCACCAACCGCGCTCTGCTCCCTTGGCTGCTCTTACAGAGGCACAAACACAACAAGGCCTGCTGCCCGCTGGAGGGGGTCCGGCCGTCACCTCAGCAG ACTGAGTATCGGAACAAATGTGAGTTTCTGGTTGGTGTCGGGGTGGATGGGGAAGACAACACGGTTGGCTGCCGGCTTGGCAAGTACAAGGGTGGGACGTGTGCTGTGGCAGCTCCTTTCGACACCGTGCATATTCCTGGGGCCACCAAGCAGGTGGTGAAGGCTTTCCAGGAGTTCATCCG GTCCACTCCCTACTCGGCGTATGACCCGGAGACATACTCGGGTCACTGGAAGCAGCTGACTGTGCGCACCAGCCGCCGTGGGCAAGCCATGGCCATTGCCTACTTCCACCCGCAG AACCTGAGCCCTGAGGAGCTGGAGGGGCTGAAGGCTTCTTTGGCACAGCACTTCATGGAGGGGCCGGGCAAGACCAGCGGGGTGACTTGCCTCTACTTCGTGGAGGAGGGACAGCG AAAGACCCCCAGCCAAGAGGGCCTGCCTCTGGAGCATGTGGCCGGGGACCAGTGCATCCGCGAGGACCTGCTGGGGCTGACCTTCCGGATTTCCCCTCACGCCTTCTTCCAG GTGAACACTCCCGCGGCTGAGGTGCTCTACACGCTCATCCAGGACTGGGCCCAGCTGGACGCGGGGAGCACGGTGCTGGATGTGTGCTGCGGCACTGGCACCATCGGCCTGGCTCTGGCCCGG AAGGTAAAGAGAGTCGTGGGGATCGAGCTGTGCCAGGAGGCTGTGGAGGACGCCCGGGTGAATGCCCTGGACAACG AGTTGAGCAACGTCGAGTTCCATTGCGGGAGGGCCGAGGACCTGGTGCCTGCACTG
- the RANBP1 gene encoding ran-specific GTPase-activating protein, which yields MAAAKDTHEDHDTSTENADESNHDPQFEPIVSLPEQEIKTLEEDEEELFKMRAKLFRFASENDLPEWKERGTGDVKLLKHKEKGTIRLLMRRDKTLKICANHYITPMMELKPNAGSDRAWVWNTHADFADECPKQELLAIRFLNAENAQKFKTKFEECRKEIEEREKKGSGKNDSAEKVAEKLEALSVKEGKEPENETKEPENETKEVAEEEQ from the exons atGGCGGCCGCCAAG GACACCCATGAGGACCACGACACCTCCACCGAGAATGCCGACGAGTCCAACCATGACCCCCAGTTTGAACCAATAGTTTCTCTTCCTGAGCAAGAAATTAAAACgctggaagaagatgaagaggagctttttaaaat GCGGGCCAAGCTGTTCCGGTTCGCTTCAGAGAACGACCTCCCGGAGTGGAAGGAGCGGGGCACTGGGGACGTCAAGCTGCTGAAGCACAAGGAGAAGGGGACCATCCGCCTCCTCATGCGCAGGGACAAGACCCTCAAGATCTGCGCCAACCACTACA TCACGCCGATGATGGAGCTGAAGCCGAACGCAGGCAGTGACCGTGCCTGGGTCTGGAATACCCACGCAGACTTCGCCGATGAGTGCCCCAAGCAGGAGCTGCTGGCCATCCGCTTCCTTAACGCCGAGA ATGCACAGAAATTCAAAACAAAGTTTGAAGAATGCAGGAAAGAgattgaagagagagaaaagaaag GATCTGGCAAAAATGATAGTGCCGAGAAAGTAGCTGAGAAGCTAGAAGCTCTTTCGGTGAAGGAGGGCAAGGAGCCCGAGAATGAGACCAAGGAGCCCGAGAACGAGACCAAGGAGGTGGCTGAGGAGGAGCAATGA